GTGGCTCGGCGACAAGCTCGGGCGGAAGAGCGTGTACGGCTTCACGCTCGTGCTCATGGTGGTGTGCTCCGTCGCGTCGGGCCTCTCGTTCGGGCGCACGGCGAAGGGCGTCGTCGCCACGCTCTGCTTCTTCCGCTTCTGGCTCGGCttcggcatcggcggcgactACCCGCTGTCGGCGACGATCATGTCGGAGTACGCCAACAAGAGGACGCGCGGGGCGTtcatcgccgccgtgttcgCCATGCAGGGGTTCGGCATCCTGTTCGGCGCCATCGTGGCGCTCATCGTGTCGGCCGGGTTCCGGAACGCGTACCCGGCTCCGTCGTACGCCGACGGCCGCGCGGCGTCGCTGGTGCCCGAGGCCGACTACGTGTGGCGGATCATCCTCATGTTCGGCACCGTCCCGGCGGCGCTCACCTACTACTGGCGCATGAAGATGCCGGAGACGGCGAGGTACACCGCGCTCATCGCGCGCAACGCCAAgcaggccgccgccgacatGTCCAAGGTGCTCGACACGGAGATCCAGGAGGACGCGGACCGCGCcgaggcggtcgccgccgccggcgctggcaACGAGTGGGGGCTCTTCTCGCGGCACTTCGTGCGGCGGCACGGGGTGCACCTGGTGGCGACGACGAGCACGTGGTTCCTGCTCGACATCGCGTTCTACAGCCAGAACCTGTTCCAGAAGGACATCTTCTCCAAGGTCGGGTGGATCCCACCGGCGAGGACGATGAACGCCGTCGAGGAGGTGTTCCGCATCGCGCGCGCGCAGGCGCTCATCGCGCTGTGCGGCACCATCCCGGGCTACTGGTTCACCGTCGCGTTCATCGACGTCGCCGGCCGCTTCGCCATCCAGCTGATGGGGTTCGCCATGATGACCGTCTTcatgctcggcctcgccgcgccgtaCCACCACTGGACGACGCCGGGGAACCACACCGGCTTCGTCG
The sequence above is drawn from the Oryza glaberrima chromosome 10, OglaRS2, whole genome shotgun sequence genome and encodes:
- the LOC127753326 gene encoding probable inorganic phosphate transporter 1-3, which encodes MADGQLKVLTTLDHARTQWYHFMAIVIAGMGFFTDAYDLFCISLVSKLLGRIYYTDIASDTPGSLPPNVSAAVNGVALCGTLAGQLFFGWLGDKLGRKSVYGFTLVLMVVCSVASGLSFGRTAKGVVATLCFFRFWLGFGIGGDYPLSATIMSEYANKRTRGAFIAAVFAMQGFGILFGAIVALIVSAGFRNAYPAPSYADGRAASLVPEADYVWRIILMFGTVPAALTYYWRMKMPETARYTALIARNAKQAAADMSKVLDTEIQEDADRAEAVAAAGAGNEWGLFSRHFVRRHGVHLVATTSTWFLLDIAFYSQNLFQKDIFSKVGWIPPARTMNAVEEVFRIARAQALIALCGTIPGYWFTVAFIDVAGRFAIQLMGFAMMTVFMLGLAAPYHHWTTPGNHTGFVVMYGFTFFFANFGPNATTFIVPAEIYPARLRSTCHGISAAAGKAGAIVGAFGFLYAAQDPHKPEAGYKPGIGIRNALFVLAGTNFLGMLMTLLVPESKGMSLEEVSKENVADDEEATA